From Cellulosimicrobium cellulans, the proteins below share one genomic window:
- a CDS encoding ubiquitin-like protein Pup, which produces MAGTERTHASHEDRRPDDEPEGPEVPVAPQAQSRDAEVDALLEEIDEVLETNAESFVRGFVQKGGE; this is translated from the coding sequence ATGGCGGGTACCGAACGCACCCACGCGTCGCACGAGGACCGGCGTCCCGACGACGAGCCCGAGGGCCCCGAGGTCCCGGTCGCGCCGCAGGCGCAGTCGCGCGACGCGGAGGTCGACGCGCTCCTCGAGGAGATCGACGAGGTGCTGGAGACGAACGCGGAGTCCTTCGTCCGGGGCTTCGTCCAGAAGGGCGGCGAGTAG
- the dop gene encoding depupylase/deamidase Dop — translation MGIETEYGVLQPGKPMANPMLMSSQVVTTYRALAARSDGARGRARWDYDDEDPLQDARGFHVPRASAHPSLLTDDPTRPAPSGPAAEPTGDGAPESSLQEVARPTTDEYDDPSAANVILTNGARLYVDHAHPEYSSPEVTVPHDVVCWDVAGERVMLAASRELAQVPGGSVVLYKNNVDGKGASYGTHENFLVDRDVPFGVLVEMLTPFLVTRQVFAGSGRVGLGPTGEERGFQVSQRADYVEAEVGLETTLRRPIVNTRDEPHADRQRWRRLHLIIGDANMLETATYLKTGTTSLVLFVVEHLEELGPQVRARLAGLRLADPVADVQRVSRDLDLTRRLTLADGRELTALEVQSEYLAVAAEASERLAGADGVDAPTRDVLARWASVLERLGTDRAACARDVEWVAKLRLLDRLRERDGLDWGHPRLAAMDLQWSDVRPERGIYHRLLTAGAVDRVVTEREVGAAVHHAPDDTRAFFRGEVMARYGDQVSAASWDSVIFDVPGAPSLQRVPMMDPLRGTRAHIGALLDASPDAATLLAGLAGPS, via the coding sequence ATGGGGATCGAGACCGAGTACGGCGTCCTGCAGCCGGGGAAGCCGATGGCGAACCCGATGCTCATGTCGAGCCAGGTCGTCACCACCTACCGGGCGCTCGCCGCGCGCAGCGACGGCGCGCGGGGCCGGGCGCGCTGGGACTACGACGACGAGGACCCGCTCCAGGACGCGCGGGGGTTCCACGTGCCGCGCGCGTCGGCGCACCCGTCCTTGCTCACCGACGACCCGACCCGGCCCGCGCCGTCAGGCCCCGCGGCGGAGCCCACCGGGGACGGGGCGCCCGAGAGCTCGCTCCAGGAGGTCGCGCGGCCCACCACGGACGAGTACGACGACCCGAGCGCGGCGAACGTCATCCTCACGAACGGTGCCCGGCTCTACGTCGACCACGCGCACCCGGAGTACTCCTCGCCCGAGGTCACGGTGCCGCACGACGTCGTGTGCTGGGACGTGGCGGGGGAGCGCGTGATGCTCGCGGCGTCGCGGGAGCTCGCCCAGGTACCGGGCGGGTCCGTGGTGCTGTACAAGAACAACGTCGACGGCAAGGGCGCGAGCTACGGCACGCACGAGAACTTCCTCGTGGACCGCGACGTCCCCTTCGGGGTGCTCGTGGAGATGCTCACGCCGTTCCTCGTGACCCGGCAGGTGTTCGCCGGCTCGGGGCGCGTCGGCCTCGGCCCGACGGGCGAGGAGCGCGGGTTCCAGGTCTCCCAGCGCGCGGACTACGTCGAGGCGGAGGTCGGGCTGGAGACGACGCTGCGCCGCCCCATCGTCAACACGCGCGACGAGCCGCACGCCGACCGGCAGCGCTGGCGGCGGCTGCACCTCATCATCGGCGACGCGAACATGCTCGAGACCGCGACCTACCTCAAGACGGGCACGACGTCGCTCGTGCTGTTCGTCGTCGAGCACCTCGAGGAGCTGGGGCCGCAGGTGCGGGCGCGGCTCGCGGGCCTGCGGCTGGCGGACCCGGTCGCGGACGTGCAGCGGGTCAGCCGCGACCTGGACCTCACGCGTCGGCTCACCCTCGCCGACGGCAGGGAGCTGACCGCGCTGGAGGTGCAGAGCGAGTACCTCGCGGTGGCCGCGGAGGCGTCGGAGCGGCTCGCCGGCGCGGACGGCGTCGACGCGCCCACGCGCGACGTGCTCGCGCGATGGGCCTCGGTGCTGGAGCGCCTGGGGACGGACCGCGCCGCGTGCGCGCGCGACGTCGAGTGGGTCGCGAAGCTGCGGCTCCTCGACCGCCTGCGCGAGCGCGACGGCCTCGACTGGGGCCACCCGCGGCTCGCGGCCATGGACCTGCAGTGGTCTGACGTACGGCCGGAGCGGGGGATCTACCACCGGCTCCTCACGGCCGGTGCGGTGGACCGGGTCGTCACGGAGCGCGAGGTCGGGGCCGCGGTGCACCACGCCCCGGACGACACCCGGGCGTTCTTCCGTGGCGAGGTGATGGCCCGCTACGGCGACCAGGTCTCGGCCGCGAGCTGGGACTCCGTGATCTTCGACGTGCCGGGCGCGCCCTCGCTCCAGCGGGTCCCCATGATGGACCCCTTGCGGGGCACGCGGGCCCACATCGGCGCGCTGCTCGACGCGAGCCCGGACGCGGCGACGCTCCTGGCGGGTCTGGCGGGCCCGTCGTGA
- the arc gene encoding proteasome ATPase, whose translation MSETFGRSDEAPQSSARELALLSAKNERLAEALRAARDQILDLKRQIDDLAKPPGTYAVFLAAHPDGSVDVSAAGRKMHVGASPSLDVERLRPGQEVKLNEAMTVVAAGGYERTGEIVTAKEILDADRVLVVGRADEERVVRLAGSVAHTALRVGDSLTIDTRSGFVFEVIPKSEVEELVLEEVPDIEYEDIGGLGPQIEQIRDAVELPFTHPDLFREHGLHPPKGVLLYGPPGCGKTLIAKAVANSLAHTVARARGEKVEAGSGAARSYFLNVKGPELLNKYVGETERHIRLIFARAREKASQGTPVVVFFDEMESLFRTRGTGLSSDVETTIVPQLLAEIDGVERLDNVIVIGASNREDMIDPAILRPGRLDVKIKIERPDAEGAKEIFAKYLTEDLPIHAADLAEHGGNQREALDAMIRSVVERMYSEEDENQFLEVTYASGDKEVLYFKDFNSGAMIQNVVDRAKKSAIKDFLATGQRGIRVDHLLSACVDEFKENEDLPNTTNPDDWARISGKKGERIVFIRTIVQKKGEGGSPRTIDTVTNTGQYL comes from the coding sequence ATGAGCGAGACATTCGGCCGTAGCGACGAGGCCCCGCAGAGCAGCGCGAGAGAGCTCGCGCTGCTGTCCGCGAAGAACGAGAGGCTCGCCGAGGCGCTCCGTGCCGCGCGCGACCAGATCCTCGACCTCAAGCGGCAGATCGACGACCTCGCCAAGCCCCCCGGGACGTACGCGGTGTTCCTCGCGGCGCACCCGGACGGGTCGGTCGACGTGTCCGCCGCCGGGCGCAAGATGCACGTCGGAGCCAGCCCGAGCCTCGACGTGGAGCGGCTGCGTCCCGGCCAGGAGGTCAAGCTCAACGAGGCGATGACGGTCGTCGCGGCGGGCGGGTACGAGCGCACGGGCGAGATCGTCACCGCCAAGGAGATCCTCGACGCCGACCGCGTGCTCGTCGTGGGCCGCGCCGACGAGGAGCGCGTCGTGCGCCTCGCCGGCTCGGTCGCGCACACGGCGCTGCGCGTCGGGGACTCGTTGACGATCGACACGCGCAGCGGGTTCGTGTTCGAGGTGATCCCCAAGTCCGAGGTCGAGGAGCTCGTCCTCGAGGAGGTCCCGGACATCGAGTACGAGGACATCGGCGGCCTCGGCCCGCAGATCGAGCAGATCCGCGACGCCGTGGAGCTCCCGTTCACGCACCCCGACCTCTTCCGCGAGCACGGGCTGCACCCGCCCAAGGGCGTCCTCCTGTACGGCCCGCCCGGGTGCGGCAAGACGCTCATCGCCAAGGCCGTCGCGAACTCGCTCGCGCACACCGTCGCGCGGGCGCGCGGCGAGAAGGTCGAGGCCGGGTCGGGCGCGGCGCGCAGCTACTTCCTCAACGTCAAGGGGCCGGAGCTGCTCAACAAGTACGTGGGCGAGACCGAGCGGCACATCCGCCTGATCTTCGCCCGCGCGCGGGAGAAGGCGTCCCAGGGCACCCCGGTCGTCGTGTTCTTCGACGAGATGGAGTCGCTGTTCCGCACGCGCGGCACGGGCCTGTCGTCGGACGTCGAGACGACGATCGTGCCCCAGCTCCTCGCCGAGATCGACGGCGTCGAGCGCCTCGACAACGTCATCGTCATCGGCGCGTCCAACCGCGAGGACATGATCGACCCCGCGATCCTGCGGCCCGGCCGCCTCGACGTGAAGATCAAGATCGAGCGGCCCGACGCCGAGGGCGCCAAGGAGATCTTCGCCAAGTACCTCACCGAGGACCTGCCGATCCACGCCGCCGACCTCGCCGAGCACGGCGGCAACCAGCGCGAGGCCCTCGACGCGATGATCCGGTCCGTGGTCGAGCGCATGTACTCCGAGGAGGACGAGAACCAGTTCCTCGAGGTCACCTACGCGAGCGGCGACAAGGAGGTCCTGTACTTCAAGGACTTCAACTCGGGCGCGATGATCCAGAACGTCGTCGACCGGGCCAAGAAGTCCGCGATCAAGGACTTCCTCGCCACCGGTCAGCGGGGCATCCGCGTCGACCACCTGCTCTCCGCGTGCGTCGACGAGTTCAAGGAGAACGAGGACCTGCCCAACACGACCAACCCGGACGACTGGGCGCGCATCAGCGGCAAGAAGGGCGAGCGCATCGTCTTCATCCGCACGATCGTCCAGAAGAAGGGCGAGGGCGGCTCTCCGCGCACCATCGACACGGTGACGAACACGGGTCAGTACCTCTGA
- a CDS encoding tRNA (adenine-N1)-methyltransferase — translation MPAATASDRPGATGAGERRGPLRVGDKVQLTDPRGRLHTITLAPGATFHTHKGYLRHDDLIGQPEGSVVRNTAEIEYLALRPLLADYVLSMPRGAAVVYPKDAGQIVAMADIFPGARVVEAGVGSGALTMSLLRAVGDAGELHSIERREDFAAIARGNVETFFGGEHPAWTLSVGDLADVLPTVAGDGTVDRVVLDMLAPWENLDVVARALVPGGVLVCYVATTTQLSRLAEDLRADGRYAEPVAWESMVRGWHLEGLAVRPQHRMIGHTGFLLTARRLADGVAPPERKRRPAKGAYPTDAEQWSPEELGERPVSEKKIRRVRRDVGQGPEPVVEQGEHPSDVSAP, via the coding sequence GTGCCCGCGGCCACCGCCTCGGACCGCCCCGGCGCGACGGGCGCGGGCGAGCGCCGCGGGCCCCTGCGCGTGGGCGACAAGGTCCAGCTCACGGACCCGCGCGGACGCCTGCATACCATCACGCTCGCGCCGGGCGCGACCTTCCACACGCACAAGGGCTACCTGCGGCACGACGACCTCATCGGGCAGCCCGAGGGGAGCGTGGTCCGCAACACGGCCGAGATCGAGTACCTCGCGCTGCGCCCGCTGCTCGCCGACTACGTGCTGTCCATGCCGCGCGGCGCCGCGGTCGTCTACCCCAAGGACGCGGGGCAGATCGTCGCGATGGCGGACATCTTCCCCGGTGCGCGCGTCGTCGAGGCGGGCGTCGGCTCGGGCGCGCTGACGATGTCGCTCCTGCGCGCCGTCGGCGACGCGGGCGAGCTGCACTCGATCGAGCGCCGCGAGGACTTCGCCGCGATCGCGCGCGGCAACGTCGAGACGTTCTTCGGCGGAGAGCACCCCGCCTGGACGCTGTCCGTCGGCGACCTCGCCGACGTGCTGCCCACCGTCGCCGGGGACGGCACGGTCGACCGCGTCGTGCTCGACATGCTCGCGCCGTGGGAGAACCTCGACGTCGTCGCGCGCGCGCTCGTCCCGGGCGGCGTGCTCGTCTGCTACGTCGCCACGACGACGCAGCTCTCGCGCCTCGCGGAGGACCTGCGCGCCGACGGCCGCTACGCCGAGCCGGTCGCGTGGGAGTCCATGGTGCGGGGCTGGCACCTGGAAGGCCTCGCCGTCCGCCCGCAGCACCGCATGATCGGGCACACGGGCTTCCTGCTCACCGCGCGCCGTCTGGCCGACGGCGTCGCGCCGCCCGAGCGCAAGCGCCGCCCGGCCAAGGGTGCGTACCCGACCGACGCCGAGCAGTGGTCGCCCGAGGAGCTCGGCGAGCGCCCGGTGTCGGAGAAGAAGATCCGCCGCGTGCGGCGCGACGTCGGCCAGGGGCCGGAGCCGGTCGTCGAGCAGGGCGAGCACCCGTCCGACGTGTCGGCGCCGTGA
- a CDS encoding site-2 protease family protein — protein MDGPEPRAPRTPAPAGPRTKGWVIGRIVGAPVILTPSWFLAAAILTVLFVPTVRRLAPQLGNEVYLVSFAFVLLLFASVFLHEVAHALVARARGQHVTELAVTLWGGHTAYSGTSSRPLDGFLISVVGPLTNLALAVVFWVTFQAQPTFSVPALLLYAGAFSNAFVGFFNLLPGLPLDGGQILESAVWAATGSRTRGTVAAGWVGRAVAVGVVAWALVWPLTVDRQPDLWTVAWAALIGAFLWSGAGQAITAGRTREAVSGLSVRGLARPAVAVPSTATVGAVGRSVALAGGPHVLAVLVDGTGRPVGYADPGAAAAVPPDAAETTPVGAVAVPLPTGRTIDAHLQGQDMLAVLSRVGRDGAVVVVTDGGRVVGALEVARVVAALREAQRGR, from the coding sequence GTGGACGGACCCGAGCCCAGAGCCCCCCGCACGCCCGCACCGGCCGGCCCGCGCACGAAGGGCTGGGTCATCGGTCGCATCGTCGGCGCACCGGTCATCCTCACGCCGTCGTGGTTCCTGGCCGCCGCGATCCTCACCGTGCTGTTCGTCCCCACGGTGCGGCGGCTCGCGCCGCAGCTGGGCAACGAGGTGTACCTCGTCTCGTTCGCGTTCGTGCTCCTGCTGTTCGCCTCCGTGTTCCTGCACGAGGTCGCGCACGCGCTCGTCGCGCGGGCCCGGGGGCAGCACGTCACCGAGCTCGCCGTCACGCTGTGGGGCGGCCACACGGCGTACTCCGGGACGTCGTCGCGCCCGCTCGACGGGTTCCTCATCTCCGTGGTCGGGCCGCTGACCAACCTGGCGCTCGCGGTCGTGTTCTGGGTGACGTTCCAGGCGCAGCCGACGTTCTCCGTGCCCGCGCTCCTCCTGTACGCCGGGGCGTTCTCCAACGCGTTCGTCGGGTTCTTCAACCTCCTGCCGGGCCTGCCGCTCGACGGCGGCCAGATCCTCGAGTCGGCCGTGTGGGCCGCGACGGGATCACGCACCAGGGGCACGGTCGCGGCGGGCTGGGTCGGGCGCGCGGTCGCGGTCGGCGTCGTCGCGTGGGCCCTGGTGTGGCCGCTGACCGTCGACCGCCAGCCCGACCTGTGGACGGTCGCCTGGGCCGCGCTCATCGGCGCCTTCCTCTGGAGCGGCGCCGGGCAGGCGATCACCGCGGGCCGGACGCGCGAGGCGGTCTCCGGGCTCTCCGTGCGCGGCCTCGCGCGGCCCGCCGTCGCGGTGCCCTCCACGGCGACGGTCGGGGCCGTGGGCCGGTCGGTCGCGCTCGCGGGCGGCCCGCACGTCCTCGCCGTGCTCGTCGACGGGACCGGCCGACCCGTGGGGTACGCGGACCCTGGTGCTGCCGCTGCCGTGCCACCGGACGCCGCCGAGACCACGCCGGTGGGCGCCGTCGCCGTGCCGCTGCCCACGGGCAGGACGATCGACGCGCACCTCCAGGGTCAGGACATGCTCGCCGTGCTCTCGCGGGTCGGGCGGGACGGCGCCGTCGTCGTCGTGACCGACGGCGGCCGCGTCGTCGGGGCGCTCGAGGTCGCGCGGGTCGTGGCCGCCCTGCGGGAGGCCCAGCGCGGTCGCTGA
- a CDS encoding phosphotransferase, with amino-acid sequence MHAHDDDQVEVPLTGGNVNAVVRVGDTVRRTAGPWTPTVHALLAWVRAQGVSVAPAPLGRDAAGREVLTWTEGEVGGWPLPDWLWDRATLRQSGAMLRAWHDATVGFALTGAVWRSPVREPAEVVCLNDAAPYNMVRADGTLVGFIDVDMASPGPRVWDVAYLAYRLCGWCEDMPAPPGLAPDERLAELLTGYGRDRAPAPDDVLSAMHDRLLDLADWTDAHARDTDRPDLHDHAALYRRDAARLPRG; translated from the coding sequence GTGCACGCTCACGACGACGACCAGGTCGAGGTCCCGCTGACCGGAGGGAACGTCAACGCCGTGGTGCGCGTCGGCGACACCGTGCGGCGGACGGCCGGTCCGTGGACGCCGACGGTCCACGCGCTCCTCGCCTGGGTCCGCGCCCAGGGGGTCTCCGTGGCCCCCGCGCCGCTCGGCCGCGACGCGGCCGGGCGCGAGGTGCTGACCTGGACCGAGGGCGAGGTCGGCGGCTGGCCGCTCCCGGACTGGCTCTGGGACCGCGCGACGCTCCGCCAGTCGGGCGCGATGCTGCGGGCGTGGCACGACGCGACGGTCGGCTTCGCGCTCACCGGGGCCGTGTGGCGCTCGCCCGTGCGTGAGCCGGCGGAGGTCGTGTGCCTCAACGACGCCGCGCCGTACAACATGGTCCGCGCGGACGGCACCCTCGTCGGGTTCATCGACGTCGACATGGCGTCGCCCGGGCCTCGGGTCTGGGACGTCGCGTACCTCGCCTACCGGCTGTGCGGCTGGTGCGAGGACATGCCGGCCCCGCCCGGGCTCGCGCCAGACGAGCGGCTCGCCGAGCTGCTCACCGGCTACGGCCGCGACCGCGCACCGGCTCCCGACGACGTGCTGTCGGCGATGCACGACCGTCTCCTGGACCTCGCCGACTGGACGGACGCGCACGCCCGGGACACCGATCGTCCGGACCTGCACGACCACGCCGCGCTGTACCGCCGCGACGCGGCGCGCCTCCCCCGGGGCTAG
- a CDS encoding HAD family hydrolase, with protein sequence MDGTLVDTEPYWIAAEHELVEAHGGTWTHEDAMSLVGNPLRESARIIRERGGVDLPIDEIVAFLLGRVVEQVQAAVPWQPGARELLTALREAGVPCALVTMSYRELAAPVAELAPDDAFQVLVCGDEVERGKPDPEPYLLAAERLGVDVTRCVAIEDSPAGIASARAAGAATLGVEAVVPVLPAPGLSRTPSLELVDLDLLARLVSGEVVDLMADDAA encoded by the coding sequence ATGGACGGCACGCTCGTCGACACCGAGCCCTACTGGATCGCGGCGGAGCACGAGCTCGTCGAGGCGCACGGGGGCACGTGGACGCACGAGGACGCCATGTCGCTCGTGGGGAACCCGCTGCGCGAGTCCGCGCGGATCATCCGAGAGCGTGGGGGCGTGGACCTGCCGATCGACGAGATCGTCGCGTTCCTCCTGGGCCGGGTCGTCGAGCAGGTGCAGGCCGCGGTCCCGTGGCAGCCCGGCGCGCGCGAGCTCCTCACGGCGCTGCGCGAGGCCGGCGTGCCGTGCGCGCTCGTCACCATGTCCTACCGCGAGCTCGCCGCGCCCGTCGCGGAGCTCGCGCCGGACGACGCGTTCCAGGTGCTCGTGTGCGGGGACGAGGTCGAGCGCGGCAAGCCCGACCCCGAGCCCTACCTGCTCGCGGCCGAGCGCCTCGGCGTCGACGTCACGCGCTGCGTCGCCATCGAGGACTCGCCCGCCGGCATCGCCTCGGCCCGCGCGGCCGGCGCGGCCACGCTCGGCGTGGAGGCCGTGGTCCCCGTCCTCCCGGCGCCCGGCCTGAGCCGGACTCCGTCGCTGGAGCTCGTCGACCTCGACCTGCTCGCCCGGCTGGTCTCCGGCGAGGTCGTCGACCTCATGGCCGACGACGCGGCCTAG
- a CDS encoding tyrosine-type recombinase/integrase, whose translation MTRRSKGDGSISSYRLANGQLRWRCQWYEPKDPMNPHLGKRLVGKGGFASPAEARIALLKHLVLVSDGRTTTAQSRTTFDSYARRWLAGYHFPSPNTRVYVQRVINAVQPHIGNLQMAQVLPSDLAACYRALENGTGRKATTKYTAGKLAPSTVARYSGWLVTIFGAAIDDGLISRNPASNRRSGRPRGPQARRVKPFAVWNVDQMMSFCDWAFRTDQPWARAWWILALTGLRSGELLGLEWQDVNLTTASLTVKQALRYNESLPHGQRTEIGPTKHGRIRTIYLEPRAQKHFALLKQQRDTTSTLIGGRRHNLVFPPGNNRSPSQSALLSAFKRAQAGYRSAHPNVPLPNLTVHDLRHTHASLLLAAGVDIKVIQERLGHSNAAITLGTYAHLMPDAHQGAANRLEALLAGDN comes from the coding sequence ATGACCCGCCGAAGCAAGGGCGACGGCTCCATCAGCTCGTACCGCCTCGCCAACGGCCAGCTCCGCTGGCGCTGTCAGTGGTACGAGCCGAAGGACCCCATGAACCCCCACCTCGGGAAGCGCCTCGTGGGCAAGGGTGGCTTCGCGTCTCCGGCTGAGGCCCGCATTGCGCTCCTCAAGCACTTGGTGCTCGTCTCCGACGGCAGGACGACGACCGCGCAGAGCCGTACGACCTTCGATTCCTACGCCCGTCGGTGGCTTGCGGGCTACCACTTCCCGTCGCCCAACACCCGCGTCTACGTCCAACGGGTCATCAACGCCGTGCAGCCACACATCGGCAACCTCCAGATGGCGCAGGTCCTCCCCTCCGACCTTGCGGCGTGCTACCGCGCGCTGGAGAACGGCACGGGCCGCAAGGCGACCACCAAGTACACGGCCGGCAAGCTCGCGCCGTCCACGGTCGCCCGATACAGCGGCTGGCTCGTGACCATCTTCGGCGCCGCAATCGACGACGGGCTGATCTCACGCAACCCGGCATCGAACCGGCGCTCGGGGCGACCCCGCGGCCCGCAGGCACGTCGCGTCAAGCCCTTCGCCGTCTGGAACGTGGACCAGATGATGTCGTTCTGCGACTGGGCGTTCCGAACCGATCAGCCGTGGGCACGCGCCTGGTGGATCCTCGCGCTCACCGGACTGCGATCGGGCGAGCTCCTCGGCCTCGAGTGGCAAGACGTCAATCTCACAACAGCCAGCCTCACGGTCAAGCAGGCGCTGCGGTACAACGAGTCCCTACCCCACGGGCAGCGCACCGAGATCGGCCCCACCAAGCACGGCCGCATCCGCACGATCTACCTTGAGCCCAGAGCGCAGAAGCATTTTGCCCTCCTCAAGCAGCAGCGGGACACCACCTCGACCCTGATCGGCGGTCGGCGCCACAACCTCGTGTTCCCGCCTGGCAACAACCGCTCACCCAGCCAGTCCGCCCTGCTCTCGGCATTCAAACGCGCCCAGGCAGGCTACCGAAGTGCGCACCCGAACGTCCCACTACCGAACCTCACCGTCCACGACCTCCGACACACCCACGCTTCACTGCTCCTCGCGGCAGGAGTCGACATCAAGGTCATCCAGGAGCGCCTCGGACACTCCAACGCCGCGATCACCCTGGGCACCTACGCGCACCTCATGCCCGATGCGCACCAGGGAGCCGCGAACCGACTCGAGGCCCTCCTCGCCGGAGACAACTAA
- a CDS encoding helix-turn-helix domain-containing protein — protein sequence MRPVSGPLQLGAALRERRERAGLTQAELAARANVPRAFVAEIERGRRPRAERIRVLSVIRALDADIVFVDRDTHRTEQMLEDLLADM from the coding sequence ATGCGTCCTGTCTCCGGACCTCTCCAGCTTGGGGCCGCGCTGCGCGAGCGGCGAGAGCGCGCCGGGCTGACCCAGGCCGAGCTCGCCGCGCGCGCCAACGTCCCACGCGCCTTCGTTGCCGAGATCGAGCGCGGTCGACGCCCGCGGGCGGAGCGCATTCGCGTCCTGTCGGTCATCCGCGCGCTTGATGCCGACATCGTCTTCGTCGACCGCGACACGCACAGAACAGAGCAGATGCTCGAGGACCTGCTCGCAGACATGTGA
- a CDS encoding integrase core domain-containing protein produces the protein MIEPTTAGHSDAATAPPRPVLTERLAALGTRASIGTVADAYDHAFAESAIGLYKTELIRRHGPWRTLDGVEIATLEWVDWFNNRRLRTELGDMPPAEHETIHRPQNPVVTTAETREPRLH, from the coding sequence GTGATCGAGCCCACCACGGCGGGTCATAGCGACGCCGCAACAGCGCCCCCACGACCGGTACTGACCGAGCGCCTCGCGGCCTTGGGGACGCGTGCGTCGATCGGGACCGTCGCCGACGCCTATGACCACGCCTTTGCGGAGTCCGCAATCGGGCTCTACAAGACCGAACTGATCCGCCGCCACGGGCCCTGGCGAACCCTGGACGGCGTCGAGATCGCGACCCTGGAATGGGTCGACTGGTTCAACAACCGTCGCCTACGCACCGAGCTCGGCGATATGCCGCCAGCCGAGCACGAGACGATCCACCGCCCTCAGAACCCGGTCGTCACGACGGCCGAGACCAGAGAACCGAGACTCCACTGA